The Plectropomus leopardus isolate mb chromosome 2, YSFRI_Pleo_2.0, whole genome shotgun sequence genome has a window encoding:
- the zpr1 gene encoding zinc finger protein ZPR1 translates to MSVISEENVKGENLFKDLSADSDDWQPTEIESLCMNCYQNGMTRLLLTKIPFFKEVIVSSFSCANCSWSNTEIQSAGRIQDQGVCYTLKVKTKQDLNREVVKADSATTRIPELDFEIPPFTQKGALSTIEGVLDRAVAGLEQDQPARRAADAEVADRIEEFIQKLKKLKEVDEEFTVVIEDPSGNSFVENPVAPQKDEALTVSFFNRTIQQDVQLGLRADDALDEEPAGNSIEDMRNEVLAFNTNCPECNAPSSTNMKLVQIPHFKEVIIMATNCDSCGHRTNEVKSGGGTEDKGTRVTLHVTDASDMSRDVLKSETCSVIIPELEFELGMAAVGGKFTTLEGLLRDIKDLIVSKNPFVSGDSGIADKVQKLYAFGEKIEKIIAGEMDVHIILDDPAGNSYLQNVYAPEPDPEITIEKYTRTFEQNEDLGLNDMNTEGYQEEK, encoded by the coding sequence ATGTCTGTTATTTCGGAGGAAAATGTGAAAGGGGAAAACCTCTTCAAGGATCTCAGCGCGGATAGCGACGACTGGCAGCCGACTGAGATCGAGAGTCTGTGTATGAACTGCTACCAGAACGGTATGACACGTTTACTCCTCACCAAAATACCTTTCTTTAAAGAAGTCATCGTGAGCTCTTTCAGCTGCGCCAACTGCAGCTGGTCCAACACCGAGATCCAGTCCGCGGGCCGGATCCAGGACCAGGGCGTCTGCTACACACtcaaagtcaaaacaaagcaGGACTTGAACAGAGAGGTTGTGAAAGCAGACAGCGCGACCACCAGGATCCCCGAGCTGGATTTTGAGATCCCTCCATTCACACAGAAAGGTGCACTTTCCACCATTGAGGGCGTGCTGGACCGAGCAGTTGCGGGACTGGAGCAGGACCAGCCTGCCAGGAGAGCAGCTGACGCTGAGGTGGCTGACAGGATCGAGGAGTTCATCCAGAAGCTCAAGAAGTTAAAAGAGGTCGACGAGGAGTTCACCGTGGTGATCGAGGATCCATCTGGGAACAGTTTTGTGGAAAACCCAGTCGCCCCCCAAAAAGATGAAGCCCTCACTGTGTCCTTTTTCAATCGGACGATCCAGCAGGACGTCCAGCTCGGTCTGAGGGCAGATGACGCTCTGGATGAGGAACCGGCTGGCAACAGCATCGAGGACATGAGAAATGAGGTTTTGGCTTTCAACACCAACTGCCCCGAGTGCAACGCCCCCTCCTCCACCAACATGAAGCTGGTCCAGATCCCTCACTTCAAGGAGGTCATCATCATGGCCACCAACTGCGACAGCTGCGGCCACAGGACCAACGAGGTCAAATCAGGCGGGGGCACGGAGGACAAGGGCACCAGGGTCACCCTGCACGTCACCGACGCTTCAGACATGTCCCGGGACGTCCTCAAGTCCGAGACCTGCTCCGTCATCATCCCGGAGCTGGAGTTCGAGCTGGGGATGGCGGCGGTGGGTGGGAAGTTCACCACCCTGGAGGGGCTGCTGAGAGACATCAAGGACCTGATCGTGTCCAAAAACCCCTTCGTCAGCGGAGACAGCGGCATAGCGGATAAGGTGCAGAAGCTGTATGCGTTTGGGGAGAAGATAGAGAAGATCATAGCTGGAGAGATGGACGTCCACATCATCCTGGACGACCCAGCGGGGAACAGCTATCTGCAGA